From a region of the Candidatus Methylomirabilis limnetica genome:
- a CDS encoding FKBP-type peptidyl-prolyl cis-trans isomerase has protein sequence MHRIVACIVALLMTVGAAGVVRGQELKTEEQKTFYALGLALSQSLGSFNLSEAELELVKSGLADGVLNRTRKVELLAYTSKVQELQASRQAATAAVEKKQGQSFLDKAAAEKGVTKTASGVIVTTLKPGTGPSPAASDTVKVHYTGTLIDGTVFDSSVQRGQPATFPLNGVIKCWTEGVATMKVGGKAKLVCPADAAYGVRGSPPKIKPGATLVFEVELLEIVK, from the coding sequence ATGCATCGAATCGTCGCGTGCATCGTCGCCCTCCTGATGACCGTCGGCGCGGCCGGCGTCGTCAGGGGCCAGGAGCTGAAGACTGAGGAGCAGAAGACATTTTACGCCCTAGGGCTCGCGCTCAGCCAGAGTCTCGGCTCGTTCAATCTCAGCGAGGCCGAGCTGGAGTTGGTGAAGTCAGGTCTCGCCGACGGGGTCCTGAATCGGACGCGGAAGGTCGAGCTGCTCGCGTACACTAGCAAGGTCCAGGAGTTGCAGGCGTCGCGTCAGGCCGCCACCGCTGCCGTCGAGAAGAAGCAGGGCCAGTCGTTCCTCGACAAGGCCGCCGCCGAGAAGGGGGTGACCAAGACGGCCTCGGGCGTGATCGTCACCACGCTCAAGCCTGGCACCGGACCCTCGCCCGCGGCCAGCGACACGGTGAAGGTGCACTACACTGGCACCCTGATCGACGGCACCGTCTTCGACAGCTCCGTGCAGCGTGGGCAACCGGCCACCTTCCCGCTCAACGGCGTGATCAAGTGCTGGACCGAAGGCGTTGCCACCATGAAGGTCGGCGGTAAGGCCAAGCTGGTCTGCCCTGCCGACGCGGCCTACGGCGTCCGGGGGTCGCCCCCGAAAATCAAGCCGGGCGCCACGCTGGTCTTCGAGGTGGAACTGCTGGAGATCGTGAAGTAA
- the metK gene encoding methionine adenosyltransferase produces MPKHYLFTSESVTEGHPDKIADQISDAVLDAIFAQDPYGRVACETLVTTGLAFVAGEISTKCYVDIPKVVRETIRDIGYTRAKYGFDYETCGVISAIQEQSPDIALGVDVQGAGDQGLMFGYASDETPELMPIPIMMAHKLCRRLAEVRRTGILDYLRPDGKSQVTVEYVDGKPHRIDTVVISTQHSAEVQLKQIREDVIEQVILPVLPRELVDLDLITYHINPTGRFVIGGPHGDTGLTGRKLIADTYGGVGSHGGGAFSGKDPTKVDRSASYNARYIAKNFVAAGLAQKCEIQLAYAIGIADPVSVLVDTKGTGMIPDEELMKMVRPHFELTPAGMIKALDLRRPIYKQTAAYGHFGRTEPDFTWERTDKAEDLKKEAGRLGA; encoded by the coding sequence ATGCCCAAGCACTATCTGTTCACGTCGGAATCGGTGACTGAGGGTCACCCTGATAAAATTGCCGACCAGATCTCTGATGCCGTGCTTGACGCCATCTTCGCGCAGGACCCCTATGGCCGCGTGGCCTGCGAAACGCTGGTCACGACTGGCTTGGCCTTTGTGGCCGGGGAGATTTCCACCAAGTGTTATGTGGACATCCCAAAGGTAGTCCGCGAGACGATCCGGGACATTGGCTATACGAGGGCTAAATACGGCTTTGATTACGAGACCTGCGGCGTCATCAGCGCAATTCAGGAGCAGTCTCCCGATATCGCGCTGGGAGTTGACGTCCAGGGGGCGGGCGATCAGGGATTGATGTTCGGGTATGCCAGCGATGAGACCCCTGAGTTGATGCCGATTCCGATTATGATGGCCCACAAGCTCTGCAGGCGCCTGGCAGAGGTCCGTCGTACGGGGATCTTGGATTACCTTCGACCGGATGGCAAATCGCAGGTGACGGTCGAATACGTCGATGGGAAGCCGCATCGCATCGATACTGTGGTTATCTCCACTCAGCATAGCGCGGAGGTCCAGTTAAAGCAGATCCGAGAAGACGTCATTGAGCAGGTGATCCTCCCGGTCCTCCCCAGGGAGTTGGTGGACTTGGACCTGATTACCTACCACATCAATCCAACCGGCCGCTTTGTGATCGGCGGGCCCCACGGCGATACTGGGCTGACCGGCCGGAAGCTGATCGCGGACACCTATGGCGGAGTCGGGAGTCACGGAGGCGGCGCCTTCTCTGGTAAGGACCCGACGAAGGTGGATCGATCTGCGTCGTACAATGCCAGGTATATCGCGAAGAATTTCGTAGCGGCCGGCTTGGCCCAAAAGTGCGAGATTCAACTGGCCTACGCGATCGGCATCGCCGACCCAGTGTCGGTGTTGGTGGACACCAAGGGGACAGGGATGATCCCGGATGAAGAGTTGATGAAAATGGTCCGTCCCCACTTTGAGTTGACCCCGGCCGGGATGATCAAGGCTCTTGATCTTCGACGCCCAATTTATAAGCAGACTGCGGCCTATGGCCATTTCGGTCGCACAGAACCTGATTTCACGTGGGAGCGGACCGATAAGGCTGAGGATCTAAAAAAAGAGGCCGGCAGACTGGGAGCATAA
- a CDS encoding KdsC family phosphatase: protein MSIDLRLQEKAKAIRLLIMDVDGVLTDGQVFYNAAGVETEAFFVRDGLGLRMAQRAGLLTAILTGRVSGAVTHRAKELGIPEIHQGILNKLEVYEMLLQRYGLTDEAAAYVGDDLNDLLVLGRVGLSAAPADAALEVRARVAYVTTQAGGRGAVREVIDLILKAQGRWEEFIERRGSTPK, encoded by the coding sequence ATGTCTATTGATCTGAGGCTCCAGGAAAAGGCAAAGGCGATTCGTCTGCTTATCATGGATGTCGATGGCGTGCTTACCGACGGACAGGTCTTCTACAACGCGGCAGGGGTGGAGACCGAGGCTTTCTTCGTGAGAGACGGCCTGGGTCTTCGCATGGCCCAACGAGCGGGGTTGCTGACTGCGATCCTGACGGGACGTGTGTCTGGGGCGGTTACCCACCGCGCGAAGGAGTTGGGCATTCCTGAGATCCACCAGGGTATCCTGAACAAGCTCGAAGTCTACGAGATGCTCCTTCAGCGGTACGGTCTGACCGATGAGGCGGCGGCATACGTCGGTGACGATCTGAACGACCTCCTCGTGCTCGGTCGGGTCGGCCTCTCTGCGGCGCCGGCTGATGCCGCCCTGGAGGTGAGAGCAAGGGTCGCCTATGTGACCACGCAGGCCGGTGGCCGTGGCGCGGTCCGGGAGGTGATCGATCTGATCCTGAAGGCCCAGGGCCGATGGGAGGAGTTCATCGAAAGGCGAGGGTCGACTCCGAAGTAG
- a CDS encoding KpsF/GutQ family sugar-phosphate isomerase: MIADRGRQVLQIEAEAILALIPKLDERFDRAVEILRDCRGRVVLTGMGKSGSIAQKIASTMASTGTPAFFLHPAEGGHGDLGMLVRGDVVIAISNSGETDEIVGLLPAIKRLGLMLIALVGDSTSTLAGQCDVAIDVSVAKEACPLALAPTASTTAALAMGDALAVVLLEQRGFTEADFVLLHPAGSLGRRLLWRVQDLMHVGEQLPVIAQGTLMRDALTEISRKQFGMTAVVDEAGILTGIITDGDLRRMLQEGIDLLQRQVRDCMTSHPKTIDKDALAARALEVMERHAITSLLIVDPEGRPEGVIHLHDLLRAGVV; the protein is encoded by the coding sequence ATGATTGCCGATCGAGGGCGACAAGTGCTGCAGATTGAGGCCGAGGCGATCCTGGCCTTGATCCCGAAGCTAGATGAGCGGTTCGACCGGGCTGTCGAGATCCTCCGGGACTGCCGGGGCCGGGTCGTACTAACCGGCATGGGTAAGTCCGGATCGATTGCTCAGAAGATTGCCTCCACCATGGCCAGCACCGGAACCCCCGCGTTCTTCCTCCATCCCGCTGAGGGGGGGCATGGCGACTTGGGGATGCTGGTCCGTGGCGATGTTGTCATCGCGATCTCGAACAGCGGCGAGACGGATGAAATCGTAGGTTTGCTCCCCGCGATCAAACGGCTAGGCCTCATGCTGATCGCGCTGGTTGGCGATTCCACCTCCACCCTTGCCGGACAGTGCGACGTTGCGATCGATGTGAGCGTGGCGAAAGAAGCCTGCCCGCTGGCCTTGGCTCCAACCGCTAGCACCACCGCAGCCCTGGCGATGGGCGATGCTCTTGCCGTAGTTCTGCTCGAGCAGCGCGGTTTCACCGAGGCAGACTTTGTGCTCTTGCATCCGGCCGGTAGCTTGGGACGGCGGCTGTTATGGCGGGTGCAGGACCTCATGCACGTTGGTGAGCAGCTTCCTGTCATCGCGCAGGGTACGCTCATGCGTGACGCGCTTACCGAGATTTCGCGAAAGCAGTTCGGAATGACCGCTGTGGTGGACGAGGCCGGGATCCTCACCGGAATCATCACCGATGGCGACCTAAGACGGATGCTCCAGGAAGGTATCGATCTGTTGCAGCGGCAGGTCAGAGACTGCATGACGTCTCACCCCAAGACCATCGACAAGGATGCCCTCGCGGCCAGGGCGCTGGAGGTCATGGAGCGGCACGCGATCACCTCCCTGCTGATCGTAGATCCCGAAGGGAGACCAGAGGGGGTCATCCACCTGCACGACCTCCTGAGGGCCGGGGTGGTATAG
- a CDS encoding O-antigen ligase family protein has translation MSKEEMWEVSGGKHFEWRDRYLAYSAIALRYGLVLLIFLMPSALLRPLKGALLAGLAVAWVLHMLVARDFSLRRTSLDVPLAAYIAWIAFTLITAAHLLYSLGELLKLIVSVLIFYLVVNQVRDRQSVRRLLSAIVLTTFVVSSYGILKFFLIQQGSVAHRAVRANSLTPDFHWLSTYLILTIPILLCLTMVQQDRWARLFLRMTCVLSCVALFLTYTRGAWVALLAELFVYGWAGRRRLYLILVGGTILVGLVGLLLLASRSSTLSLSPSADTLNPYTLVARLKTSGLAVQELSKHPLMGIGYGGKAMAMVYEDAPELKEANHPHNLYIEAALGTGFPGLILLLWIFSAALRATMGRMAKASDGFGQAVLLGLGMVVVGVIVSNLFDHIFAGGMAHLFWVLMALAVSVDAEQERQKAGNGGWISWISG, from the coding sequence ATGAGCAAGGAAGAGATGTGGGAGGTATCGGGAGGAAAACATTTCGAGTGGAGGGATCGGTATCTGGCGTACTCAGCGATCGCACTTCGATACGGCCTCGTGTTACTGATCTTCCTGATGCCGTCGGCCTTACTGCGGCCCTTGAAGGGCGCCCTCCTCGCCGGTCTGGCTGTTGCCTGGGTCTTACACATGCTCGTTGCAAGGGATTTTAGCCTGCGGAGGACCTCACTGGATGTGCCGCTCGCGGCCTACATCGCCTGGATCGCTTTTACCCTCATCACGGCCGCTCATCTGTTGTATAGCCTGGGAGAGTTGCTGAAGCTCATAGTGAGCGTACTCATTTTCTATCTCGTCGTAAATCAGGTGCGGGATAGGCAATCGGTGCGAAGGCTGCTCTCTGCCATCGTGCTCACCACGTTCGTGGTCAGCAGCTACGGTATCCTCAAGTTTTTCCTGATTCAGCAGGGGAGTGTAGCCCACAGGGCAGTGAGAGCCAACTCGTTGACCCCGGATTTCCATTGGCTGAGCACCTATCTGATTTTGACCATTCCGATTCTGCTGTGCCTTACAATGGTGCAGCAAGATCGGTGGGCCAGGCTGTTCCTTCGCATGACGTGTGTGCTTTCATGTGTTGCGCTTTTTCTCACGTACACGAGGGGAGCATGGGTGGCCCTCCTGGCCGAGCTGTTTGTATATGGGTGGGCTGGGCGAAGGCGGCTATACCTGATCCTGGTTGGGGGGACCATCCTCGTGGGGTTGGTAGGCCTGCTGCTCCTCGCATCAAGAAGTAGCACTCTTTCGTTGAGCCCGAGCGCTGATACGCTGAATCCTTACACTTTGGTGGCTCGACTCAAGACCTCTGGACTGGCCGTCCAGGAGCTTTCGAAGCATCCGCTGATGGGGATAGGATACGGCGGAAAGGCTATGGCCATGGTCTATGAGGATGCGCCGGAATTAAAAGAAGCCAACCACCCTCATAATCTGTATATTGAGGCTGCTCTTGGGACCGGGTTCCCGGGTCTGATTCTGCTATTGTGGATCTTTTCCGCCGCGCTCAGGGCAACAATGGGGAGAATGGCCAAGGCTTCCGATGGATTCGGACAGGCGGTTCTACTCGGCCTGGGGATGGTCGTTGTAGGGGTAATCGTCAGCAACCTGTTTGATCACATCTTCGCAGGAGGCATGGCCCACCTTTTCTGGGTGCTGATGGCCTTAGCGGTGAGCGTCGATGCGGAACAAGAGAGGCAGAAGGCTGGGAATGGTGGCTGGATCTCGTGGATATCCGGATGA
- a CDS encoding ABC transporter ATP-binding protein: MQTPLQQFLRVLRYAYPYRARVILAIASLVLIAILNAVSIGSLQPIFDGLFAAEGGVAGISLPDPIRAVLGQRLVQLQTLLQAHRINILTFIGGALFLVFLAKGVLLYIQQLQLRYVAEGIQRDIRNSLYAHLHVLSLGFFTRRSTGEIMSRLNSDVESLGDASTELFRNALREPFNIIGLIVLLFLIKWQLALLSLLVLPVAILPIVKFGSKIRRRGTLVQEGRAELNTILQETISGVRIVKAFGMEEYERRRYRHASERVFKAVIRIVKVDALTSPVLEVLGSVGIVVAIWVGGYLVLSKSLTPGAFMAFLGALTSLYQPVKRISQINNNIQRGMAGAVRVFELMDLRSDLVERSDAVTLPRMQEGVRFHNVSFAYDPDRTVLHGISFGAKLGEIVAVVGSSGTGKSTMVNLIPRFYDPTEGLIAIDGVDITLATLSSLRAQMGIVTQETILFDDTIFNNIAYGQRDVDPGLVVEAARIANAEEFIQALPAQYETRIGERGVRLSGGEKQRIAIARAILKNPPILILDEATSALDAESERLVQEALDRLMQNRTTFVIAHRLSTVIRADKILVLDGGCCVEQGTHAELMAQGGVYCRLVTTQVFRLKTED; the protein is encoded by the coding sequence ATGCAAACACCCCTACAACAATTCCTTCGCGTGCTCCGGTACGCCTACCCCTACCGGGCACGGGTCATCCTTGCTATCGCCTCCCTTGTCCTCATCGCCATACTCAATGCGGTCTCCATCGGTTCACTCCAGCCGATCTTCGACGGTCTTTTCGCCGCAGAGGGCGGTGTGGCAGGGATTAGCCTTCCGGATCCGATCAGGGCCGTGCTTGGACAGCGGCTGGTCCAGCTTCAGACGCTCCTGCAGGCTCATCGAATCAATATCCTCACCTTTATCGGAGGGGCCCTCTTCCTCGTCTTTTTGGCCAAAGGCGTACTTCTCTACATCCAGCAACTGCAACTGCGATACGTGGCCGAAGGGATCCAGCGAGACATTCGAAACAGTCTGTATGCGCATCTGCACGTGCTGTCCCTTGGCTTTTTCACTCGTCGCTCAACAGGCGAGATTATGTCCCGCCTCAACTCTGACGTAGAAAGCCTTGGGGACGCGTCGACCGAGCTCTTCCGTAACGCTCTCAGGGAGCCGTTCAACATTATCGGGCTCATCGTGCTGCTGTTTCTGATCAAGTGGCAGCTCGCTCTCCTTTCGTTGCTCGTCTTACCGGTGGCGATCCTGCCGATTGTAAAGTTTGGTTCCAAGATCCGTCGCAGAGGCACACTGGTCCAAGAGGGGCGCGCCGAGCTGAATACGATCCTGCAGGAAACTATTTCCGGGGTTCGGATCGTCAAGGCCTTTGGCATGGAAGAGTATGAGCGGCGACGGTATCGGCACGCCAGCGAGCGAGTCTTCAAGGCCGTCATACGCATCGTCAAGGTTGACGCGCTTACCTCGCCGGTTCTTGAGGTCCTCGGATCCGTGGGCATTGTTGTTGCGATCTGGGTCGGCGGCTATCTCGTGCTCTCCAAAAGCTTGACCCCTGGAGCGTTCATGGCTTTCCTTGGGGCACTGACCTCCCTCTATCAACCCGTCAAGCGAATCAGCCAGATCAATAACAACATTCAGCGCGGAATGGCAGGCGCCGTACGGGTCTTCGAGCTCATGGACCTCCGTTCTGATCTGGTGGAGCGATCCGATGCTGTGACGCTTCCACGGATGCAGGAAGGGGTTCGATTCCATAACGTCTCCTTCGCCTATGACCCCGACCGGACTGTACTGCACGGCATCAGTTTCGGGGCCAAGCTTGGTGAGATCGTGGCGGTCGTCGGCAGCAGCGGGACCGGTAAGAGCACCATGGTCAACCTCATCCCGCGCTTCTACGATCCGACAGAGGGGCTCATCGCCATCGATGGGGTCGATATCACACTGGCGACCCTTTCGTCGTTGCGCGCGCAGATGGGGATCGTAACCCAGGAGACGATCTTATTCGATGACACGATTTTTAATAATATCGCCTATGGGCAGCGTGACGTGGATCCAGGTCTAGTCGTGGAGGCAGCCAGGATCGCCAACGCTGAGGAGTTCATTCAGGCGCTCCCGGCGCAGTACGAGACCAGGATTGGCGAACGGGGGGTGCGTCTATCAGGTGGAGAGAAACAACGGATCGCCATCGCGAGGGCCATCCTGAAGAACCCGCCCATCCTGATCTTGGATGAAGCCACGTCGGCCCTTGATGCGGAGTCGGAGCGCCTGGTCCAGGAGGCGCTGGATCGGCTGATGCAGAATCGGACCACCTTTGTGATTGCGCACCGGCTTTCTACCGTGATTCGAGCCGACAAGATTCTGGTACTGGACGGTGGGTGCTGTGTCGAGCAAGGGACGCACGCGGAGCTGATGGCGCAGGGTGGGGTCTATTGTCGATTGGTAACTACTCAGGTGTTTAGGCTGAAGACTGAAGACTGA
- the kdsA gene encoding 3-deoxy-8-phosphooctulonate synthase, which yields MALTKQVRIGELTLGGGAPLLLVAGPCVIESEDHLLRIGEAIKVVCEACRVPFILKASYDKANRSSGRSFRGPGLEEGLRILERVKARLGVPVISDVHDVNQVSAAAEVLDILQIPAFLCRQTDLLLAAARSGKPVNVKKGQFLSPWDAGNIVEKLKSAGSEAIVLTERGSSFGYNNLVVDIRSLPVMRSFGYPVLFDVTHSLQLPGGAGDASSGQSQFIPYIARAAVAAGVDGLFMEVHPDPANAPSDGPNMLQLDALPELLTQLLEVQQVVAPYINQPSVQKLKADR from the coding sequence ATGGCACTCACAAAACAGGTACGGATCGGCGAACTTACGCTTGGTGGCGGAGCGCCGCTTCTCCTAGTGGCTGGTCCATGCGTCATCGAGAGCGAGGATCACCTGCTCAGGATTGGCGAGGCGATCAAGGTAGTATGTGAAGCGTGCCGGGTTCCCTTCATCCTCAAGGCCTCCTACGATAAGGCCAATCGGTCGTCAGGCCGTTCATTTCGCGGCCCGGGCTTGGAGGAGGGGCTTCGCATTCTGGAGCGTGTGAAGGCGAGGCTGGGCGTCCCTGTCATCTCCGATGTCCACGACGTGAATCAGGTATCTGCTGCGGCGGAGGTGCTGGATATTCTTCAGATCCCGGCCTTCTTGTGTCGTCAGACTGACCTCCTCCTGGCTGCTGCGAGGTCCGGTAAGCCGGTCAATGTCAAGAAGGGACAATTCCTGTCACCATGGGATGCAGGTAATATCGTCGAGAAGCTCAAATCGGCCGGCTCGGAGGCGATCGTGCTGACAGAACGGGGAAGCAGCTTCGGCTATAACAACCTGGTGGTAGACATCCGTTCGCTCCCGGTCATGCGCAGCTTCGGCTACCCCGTCCTGTTCGATGTCACCCACAGCTTGCAACTACCTGGCGGTGCGGGCGATGCCTCTTCAGGGCAGTCTCAATTTATTCCCTACATTGCGCGAGCCGCTGTAGCGGCAGGGGTCGACGGGCTCTTCATGGAGGTCCATCCCGACCCTGCCAATGCGCCCAGCGACGGCCCCAACATGCTCCAACTTGACGCACTTCCGGAACTTCTAACCCAGTTGCTAGAGGTTCAGCAGGTAGTAGCGCCGTATATAAACCAGCCATCAGTTCAGAAGCTAAAAGCTGACCGCTGA
- a CDS encoding CTP synthase gives MATKFIFVTGGVLSSLGKGLASASIGCLLESRGFKVTILKCDPYINVDPGTMNPFQHGEVFVTDDGAETDLDLGHYERFIDHVLTRANNVTTGQIYHSVITKERRGDYLGATVQVIPHITDEIKRAIHRVAADVDVVIVEVGGTVGDIESLPFLEAIRQFRGDVGRENVLYIHLTLVPYLASAGELKSKPTQHSVKELLQIGIQPDILLCRTDRLLPKELKAKIALFCNVSEKAVITAKDVGSIYEVPLVLRSEGLDAIIVQMLGMPQTEADLSAWEAIVRKEKESTASVTIAVVGKYLELKDSYKSLTEAIIHGGIANDCQVHIKAVDGEAVARDGPKEHLRDVAGILVPGGFGSRGVEGKIAAIAFAREERIPFFGICLGMQCAVVEFARHVCGLQGANSREFDLNSPHPVVDLMSEQRGITSLGGTMRLGAYPCRIVVPSVAYQAYGTTEISERHRHRYEVNNDYRDILERHGMRLCGFSPDDMLVEMIEIPDHPWFVGGQFHPEFKSRPKRPHPLFREFIKASLVRQESRV, from the coding sequence ATGGCGACAAAGTTCATCTTTGTGACTGGTGGAGTGCTCTCATCGCTCGGCAAGGGGTTAGCCTCCGCCTCCATCGGCTGTTTGCTGGAAAGCCGCGGCTTCAAGGTGACCATACTGAAATGCGATCCCTATATCAATGTAGATCCCGGGACCATGAACCCCTTCCAGCATGGGGAGGTGTTTGTCACCGATGACGGTGCTGAAACCGATCTTGACCTGGGCCATTACGAGCGGTTCATCGACCATGTGTTGACCAGGGCCAACAATGTGACTACGGGGCAAATCTACCATTCGGTCATCACTAAGGAGCGGCGTGGGGACTACCTGGGCGCCACGGTTCAGGTCATCCCCCATATCACTGACGAAATAAAGCGCGCGATCCACCGGGTGGCGGCGGACGTGGATGTGGTGATCGTTGAGGTCGGCGGGACGGTCGGCGACATCGAGAGTCTCCCGTTCCTCGAGGCGATCCGGCAGTTCAGGGGCGATGTCGGGCGAGAGAACGTACTGTATATCCACCTGACGTTGGTTCCATATCTTGCGTCGGCCGGCGAACTGAAGTCGAAGCCGACCCAGCACAGCGTTAAGGAGCTGCTCCAGATCGGGATTCAGCCGGATATCCTGCTATGCCGGACGGACCGGCTCCTCCCTAAAGAGCTGAAAGCCAAGATTGCGCTTTTCTGCAACGTCTCCGAAAAGGCGGTCATCACCGCGAAGGATGTGGGTAGCATCTACGAGGTGCCGCTGGTCCTGCGCAGTGAGGGGCTCGATGCGATCATTGTCCAGATGCTCGGCATGCCACAGACCGAGGCCGATCTGAGCGCCTGGGAGGCCATCGTTCGGAAGGAGAAGGAATCTACGGCCAGCGTGACGATCGCGGTCGTCGGAAAATACCTTGAGCTCAAAGACTCATACAAAAGCCTGACTGAGGCCATCATACACGGCGGCATTGCTAACGACTGTCAGGTCCACATCAAGGCGGTGGATGGGGAGGCGGTGGCACGCGACGGCCCAAAGGAGCATCTGCGCGATGTCGCAGGCATCTTGGTTCCGGGGGGCTTTGGGAGTCGGGGGGTCGAGGGGAAGATTGCGGCCATAGCCTTTGCTCGCGAAGAGCGAATCCCGTTCTTCGGGATCTGCCTGGGGATGCAGTGCGCTGTCGTCGAATTTGCCAGGCACGTGTGCGGCCTGCAGGGCGCTAATAGCCGCGAGTTCGATCTGAACTCCCCCCACCCGGTCGTTGATCTCATGTCTGAGCAGCGTGGGATCACCAGCTTGGGGGGGACGATGCGGCTGGGGGCGTATCCGTGCCGTATTGTGGTGCCGTCTGTCGCCTACCAGGCCTACGGGACCACGGAGATCAGCGAACGTCACCGCCATCGCTACGAGGTCAACAACGACTACCGGGACATCCTGGAGCGCCACGGAATGCGGCTGTGTGGGTTTTCGCCAGACGATATGCTGGTGGAGATGATCGAGATCCCGGATCACCCGTGGTTCGTTGGCGGCCAATTCCACCCCGAGTTCAAGTCGCGTCCCAAGCGACCTCACCCGCTATTTCGTGAGTTCATCAAGGCTTCGCTGGTACGACAGGAGAGCAGGGTCTAG
- the rfaE1 gene encoding D-glycero-beta-D-manno-heptose-7-phosphate kinase, whose protein sequence is MVRKTLSVEVAIRYQQILARFPKKQLLVLGDIMVDEYIWGSVSRLSPEAPVPVVEVKDESFRLGGAGNVAANIHSLGGMATLVGVVGNDPPGERLIQQIEAAGMKSDGVVVDRTRPTTIKTRVVAGSQQIVRFDRESTADLSKEAADQVLELATERLADADAVLISDYAKGVIGKRVARQILSLARRSQKIVVVDPKVHHFPLYKGATVITPNHHEALAFAHLPAWGQQDLLAVAGRELLVKLEVKAILVTRGEAGMSLFEDGRVTHIPAVAKEVYDVTGAGDTVLAVLALAMASGASMREAAVIANHAAGVVVGRAGTATISREELLDALKERV, encoded by the coding sequence TTGGTTAGAAAGACTCTGTCAGTGGAGGTAGCTATTCGATATCAACAGATTCTGGCCCGTTTTCCTAAGAAGCAGCTCCTCGTCCTCGGGGATATCATGGTGGACGAGTATATCTGGGGGAGCGTGTCGAGGCTCTCCCCGGAGGCCCCGGTTCCAGTGGTGGAGGTGAAGGACGAAAGTTTCCGCCTGGGGGGAGCGGGCAATGTCGCCGCCAACATCCACTCCTTGGGCGGAATGGCGACCTTGGTAGGGGTCGTCGGTAACGATCCGCCAGGAGAACGCCTGATCCAACAGATTGAAGCTGCCGGGATGAAAAGCGACGGTGTGGTGGTAGACCGGACTCGCCCTACCACCATCAAGACCCGAGTGGTCGCGGGGAGCCAACAGATCGTCCGGTTCGACCGGGAGAGCACGGCGGATCTCTCGAAGGAAGCGGCGGATCAGGTACTTGAGCTCGCAACGGAGCGGCTTGCCGATGCCGATGCCGTGCTCATCTCGGATTACGCCAAGGGAGTGATCGGCAAGCGGGTCGCCCGACAGATCCTCTCCCTCGCGCGACGTAGCCAGAAAATCGTTGTTGTCGACCCGAAAGTACATCACTTCCCCCTCTACAAAGGGGCCACAGTCATCACCCCCAACCATCACGAGGCCTTGGCCTTCGCCCATCTTCCCGCATGGGGGCAACAGGATCTCCTTGCCGTTGCGGGGAGAGAGCTACTTGTGAAACTCGAGGTCAAGGCCATATTGGTGACTCGAGGAGAGGCGGGGATGTCGCTCTTTGAGGACGGGCGGGTAACGCACATCCCGGCGGTCGCTAAGGAGGTCTATGATGTCACGGGGGCGGGGGATACTGTCTTAGCAGTCCTTGCCCTGGCTATGGCATCGGGGGCTTCCATGCGAGAGGCGGCTGTCATTGCCAACCATGCGGCGGGTGTCGTGGTGGGGAGGGCTGGAACGGCAACCATCAGCCGGGAAGAACTGCTGGACGCGCTTAAAGAAAGGGTCTAG